The proteins below are encoded in one region of Ereboglobus luteus:
- a CDS encoding DUF3857 domain-containing transglutaminase family protein, translating to MLAFVDWIAPTPEELSATASTIDPEAGAEILLRMRQIDDSEYIAPATDEYFRIKIFNEKGVRQFTKVDITCEPGERFVTSGARVIKPDGTIINVDEKAFYDRITIKYGGKKARTRSFSFPQLEPGDIAEYKYCITANDNIVAARFYFLSEIPTRHAVFRIKPAPLAASYKTMAYFYKCDEVKVQHDDDGFNCIELKNLPAHVPEPCMEPDQDAQPWILFYPVMRGQTAQAFWEKTAKDAGKRVERYAKKPSKLVRETATRIVANATSTEEKLARINDYCRTNIVNYWVYTPKGGHDEKIRAMRDRSPDELIKTKLGNSDDIPVLFVALARAAGIDARIALCANRNDGVFKMTLPIEYYLNEIFIAVKLDKGWRMYDPAHNMVSLGMLRWQNEGVPALIVMPKGAEWITTAMTSAKRSLTKRTAKLRLNEEGTLFGDVTIEYSGQAEITARYQFHNETDKRIEELVKEDVQARLPNAELTDINVTNSGNVLKPLVLTYSVKVPGYAERTGQRLFIQPCFFTKGEPARFTRDTRTHNMFFRYGESFKDEVTIQVPAGFALEEGSAPVNLEPGNWGYYKTSIALKKKTNEIIYTREFAFAPLLVPAEAYKAVKYIFDTVHSRDSHTLTLRSGG from the coding sequence CGATGAGTATTTCCGAATCAAAATTTTCAACGAAAAAGGTGTCAGGCAATTCACCAAAGTGGACATCACTTGCGAACCCGGTGAGCGTTTTGTCACTTCGGGGGCTCGCGTGATCAAGCCCGACGGAACGATTATTAACGTCGATGAAAAGGCGTTTTATGATCGTATTACCATAAAGTATGGCGGCAAGAAGGCGCGCACGCGCTCCTTTTCATTTCCCCAACTCGAACCTGGCGATATCGCCGAGTATAAATACTGCATTACCGCGAATGACAACATTGTCGCGGCCCGTTTCTATTTTCTGAGCGAGATACCCACACGGCACGCCGTTTTCCGGATAAAACCCGCGCCGCTCGCGGCCAGCTACAAGACAATGGCCTATTTTTACAAATGCGACGAGGTGAAGGTGCAGCACGACGATGACGGTTTCAATTGTATTGAACTGAAAAACCTTCCCGCGCATGTGCCCGAACCCTGCATGGAACCCGATCAGGACGCACAGCCGTGGATATTGTTTTATCCGGTAATGCGCGGGCAGACCGCCCAGGCATTTTGGGAGAAAACTGCCAAAGATGCGGGCAAAAGGGTTGAGCGTTATGCAAAAAAACCGAGCAAACTCGTGAGGGAGACGGCGACGCGCATCGTTGCGAATGCGACAAGCACCGAGGAAAAACTGGCGCGCATCAACGACTATTGTCGCACGAATATAGTCAATTACTGGGTCTACACGCCGAAGGGCGGGCATGATGAAAAGATTCGCGCCATGCGAGACCGCTCTCCCGACGAACTGATCAAAACCAAGCTCGGAAACAGCGACGATATTCCCGTGCTGTTTGTCGCACTTGCCCGCGCGGCGGGCATTGATGCGCGCATCGCCCTCTGCGCCAACCGCAACGACGGCGTTTTCAAAATGACGCTGCCCATCGAGTATTACCTCAACGAGATATTCATTGCCGTTAAACTCGACAAGGGCTGGCGCATGTATGATCCCGCGCACAACATGGTGAGCCTCGGCATGCTGCGCTGGCAAAACGAGGGCGTGCCCGCCTTGATTGTCATGCCGAAGGGCGCGGAGTGGATAACGACGGCCATGACGTCCGCCAAGCGCTCGCTCACGAAACGCACCGCAAAACTGCGCCTCAATGAAGAGGGCACTCTGTTCGGCGATGTGACCATCGAATACAGCGGGCAGGCCGAGATTACCGCGCGCTACCAGTTTCACAACGAGACCGATAAGAGGATTGAGGAGCTAGTGAAAGAAGACGTGCAAGCGCGGCTGCCCAACGCCGAGTTGACCGACATTAATGTTACCAACTCAGGCAATGTATTAAAGCCGCTGGTGCTCACATACAGCGTCAAGGTTCCCGGTTATGCCGAGCGCACGGGGCAGCGGCTTTTCATACAGCCGTGCTTTTTTACCAAGGGCGAACCGGCCCGGTTCACGCGGGACACGCGCACGCACAATATGTTTTTCAGATACGGCGAGTCGTTCAAGGACGAGGTCACGATTCAGGTTCCCGCGGGTTTCGCACTGGAGGAGGGCAGCGCGCCGGTTAACTTGGAACCGGGAAATTGGGGTTATTATAAAACCAGCATCGCGCTGAAAAAAAAGACCAACGAAATAATATACACGCGCGAGTTTGCCTTCGCGCCGCTGCTCGTGCCCGCCGAGGCCTACAAGGCGGTCAAATACATATTCGACACCGTGCATTCCAGGGACTCGCATACGCTGACCCTTCGCTCGGGAGGATAA
- a CDS encoding DUF3857 domain-containing transglutaminase family protein has product MFNKYPLLLACAMFALFPCAHAAKLKLPPWLAEASQRQVPLEKDTAAVVLHDEEICEVSSSGRMTTATRRAVRVVTRDGRSSASVIIRYDSSTDRVTGFKAWLVRPDGEGKTYTKNHTVDIATSSAAVYAESREVRFSAYTDAFEDCVFACEYTVEDKGVFGQNIWSFHTTQPVALSRVTYKIPKGWSVVASMINHEPVQPVVNGNTHTWEMRDLPAFKIEPLSPSSSKIAPRMNIDLIPPADMRNPPRVTFPDWKAVSLYNSALYVKPSTPDATVEAKTRELLAAAGPGLWERIDALARHAQGINYVQIAMNVGRGGGYTPRNAAEVLRTGYGDCKDKTALLRAMFTAAGIESYAVTAFSGDRYFVTEAWPTPMQFNHAIIAIKIDDPSISSPMIVEHPSLGRLLFFDPTDPYTPLGDLDYNQQGSLVFVLAGENGGLVRLPFTSPMANHLDRTITAQVFESGSIGGRIVEQYTGQAAARSRAIHRLPRVKFDEVIRGWVNDTVRAAKISKVDAVDEQQQGRFKMTVDFAAPGYGQSMRGKLLIFKPAIVSRRDFVPLTKPERTHPVVLEPRSYSELSDIYIPRGFQVDELPPLVETATPFGSYKAVCTYDAATHHVKYQRTLVMNAAEIPAADYASVRDFFETIRKAEQTPVVLSKEQ; this is encoded by the coding sequence ATGTTTAACAAATACCCATTATTGCTGGCTTGCGCGATGTTCGCCCTTTTCCCGTGCGCTCATGCCGCGAAGCTGAAGCTGCCGCCGTGGCTGGCCGAGGCCTCGCAACGGCAGGTGCCGCTGGAAAAGGACACGGCGGCGGTCGTGCTGCATGACGAGGAAATCTGCGAGGTTTCCTCCAGCGGGCGCATGACCACCGCGACCAGGCGCGCGGTGCGTGTGGTGACGCGCGACGGCCGGTCGTCCGCGAGCGTGATCATTAGATACGATTCGTCCACCGACAGGGTTACCGGCTTCAAGGCGTGGCTGGTCCGGCCCGATGGCGAGGGGAAAACTTATACAAAAAACCACACAGTCGATATCGCGACTTCATCGGCGGCTGTTTACGCCGAGTCGCGCGAGGTCAGGTTTTCCGCTTACACCGATGCGTTTGAGGATTGTGTTTTCGCTTGTGAATACACGGTGGAGGACAAGGGCGTGTTTGGGCAAAACATCTGGTCTTTTCATACAACACAGCCGGTTGCCCTGTCTCGTGTGACCTACAAGATTCCGAAGGGCTGGTCGGTTGTTGCGAGCATGATCAACCACGAGCCCGTCCAGCCTGTGGTGAATGGCAACACCCACACGTGGGAAATGCGCGATTTGCCCGCGTTCAAGATCGAGCCGCTCAGCCCCTCGTCATCCAAGATCGCACCGCGCATGAACATCGATCTGATACCGCCCGCGGACATGAGGAATCCGCCGCGTGTCACGTTTCCCGACTGGAAGGCGGTTTCCCTGTATAATTCCGCGCTTTATGTGAAACCCAGCACGCCCGACGCGACAGTCGAGGCAAAGACCCGCGAATTGCTGGCGGCGGCGGGCCCCGGGCTTTGGGAGCGCATCGACGCGCTGGCGCGCCACGCGCAGGGCATCAACTATGTGCAGATCGCAATGAACGTGGGCAGGGGCGGCGGTTACACGCCGCGCAACGCCGCCGAGGTGCTGCGAACCGGTTACGGCGATTGCAAGGACAAGACCGCGCTTTTGCGCGCCATGTTCACCGCTGCGGGCATTGAATCGTATGCGGTGACGGCCTTTTCGGGCGACCGGTATTTTGTGACCGAGGCGTGGCCGACGCCGATGCAGTTCAACCATGCCATCATTGCGATCAAAATTGATGATCCCTCGATTAGTTCGCCGATGATTGTGGAGCACCCCTCGCTCGGGCGGTTGTTGTTCTTCGACCCGACCGATCCCTACACGCCGCTGGGCGATCTGGATTACAACCAGCAAGGCTCGCTCGTGTTTGTGCTCGCGGGCGAAAACGGCGGGCTGGTGCGGCTGCCGTTCACCTCGCCGATGGCGAATCATCTGGATCGCACGATCACCGCGCAGGTTTTTGAGTCGGGCTCGATTGGCGGGCGCATCGTCGAGCAATACACGGGGCAGGCCGCCGCGAGGTCGCGCGCGATTCATCGCCTGCCCAGGGTGAAGTTTGACGAGGTGATTCGCGGATGGGTCAACGACACCGTGCGCGCGGCGAAAATCTCAAAAGTGGACGCGGTTGACGAACAACAGCAGGGCAGGTTCAAGATGACGGTGGATTTCGCCGCGCCGGGTTACGGGCAGTCCATGCGCGGGAAGCTGCTGATCTTCAAGCCGGCGATTGTGAGTCGTCGCGATTTTGTTCCGCTCACAAAACCCGAGCGGACGCATCCGGTCGTTCTTGAGCCGCGTTCCTACAGTGAGCTGAGCGACATTTACATTCCGCGGGGATTTCAAGTCGACGAACTGCCGCCGCTGGTGGAAACAGCAACGCCCTTCGGAAGCTACAAGGCCGTGTGCACGTATGACGCCGCGACGCACCACGTGAAATATCAACGCACGCTCGTGATGAACGCAGCGGAAATCCCCGCCGCCGATTACGCCAGCGTGCGCGATTTCTTCGAAACCATCCGCAAGGCCGAGCAAACGCCGGTGGTGCTAAGCAAGGAGCAATGA
- the rho gene encoding transcription termination factor Rho, giving the protein MDKKDTPASDAPEKTPAQQAAPAAEAPATNPESVANPAPEPKPEKPDNTIRVEGVLDIDTQKGGNGQLLDLARYGKRRPTDVFVPKELIRRFKLRTGSVISGTAYPAEGKFPNPKMKFIEKVDGLEIDERRAKFDFNSLTTISPEKMLRMETKDERMTTRAVDLFCPVGKGTRGLIVAPPHTGKTTLLRDMALGVLENNPECHVMILLVDERPEEVTDFKRSVAAEIWASSNDEQIENHIRVADLCIERAKRLVETGKDVVLFLDSITRLARAHNNARHGGKTMSGGIDSRAMEKPRQLFAAARNTEEAGSLTIVASVLVETGSRMDDIIFQEFKGTGNMELVLDRKCAEMRLWPAINIASSGTRREELLIDAKSLDSIHFFRRALVQQRIEEATETMIMRLSKTKNNEEFLKLIAR; this is encoded by the coding sequence ATGGACAAAAAAGACACTCCGGCGTCCGACGCGCCTGAAAAGACGCCCGCGCAACAAGCCGCCCCCGCCGCCGAAGCTCCCGCGACAAATCCCGAATCCGTGGCAAATCCCGCACCCGAGCCCAAGCCGGAAAAACCCGACAATACGATTCGCGTCGAAGGCGTGCTCGACATCGACACGCAAAAAGGCGGCAACGGCCAGCTCCTCGACCTCGCGCGCTACGGCAAACGCCGGCCGACCGATGTTTTTGTGCCGAAGGAATTGATTCGCCGCTTCAAGTTGCGCACCGGCTCCGTCATCAGCGGCACCGCGTATCCCGCCGAGGGCAAATTTCCGAACCCCAAGATGAAGTTCATCGAAAAAGTGGACGGCCTCGAAATCGACGAGCGGCGCGCCAAGTTCGACTTCAACTCACTCACAACCATTTCGCCCGAAAAAATGCTCCGCATGGAAACGAAGGACGAGCGCATGACCACGCGCGCCGTCGATCTTTTCTGCCCGGTTGGCAAGGGCACCCGCGGCCTCATCGTCGCGCCGCCGCACACCGGCAAAACCACGCTCTTGCGCGACATGGCGCTCGGCGTGCTCGAAAACAATCCCGAGTGCCACGTCATGATCCTCCTCGTTGACGAACGCCCCGAGGAAGTCACCGATTTCAAACGCTCCGTGGCCGCCGAAATCTGGGCGTCCTCAAACGACGAGCAAATCGAAAACCACATCCGCGTTGCCGACCTCTGCATCGAGCGCGCCAAGCGCCTCGTGGAAACGGGCAAGGATGTCGTGCTTTTTCTCGACTCGATCACCCGCCTCGCCCGCGCCCACAACAACGCGCGCCACGGCGGCAAGACCATGTCGGGCGGCATTGATTCGCGCGCGATGGAAAAACCGCGCCAGCTTTTCGCCGCCGCGCGCAATACCGAGGAAGCCGGCTCGCTCACCATCGTCGCCTCCGTGCTCGTCGAAACCGGCAGTCGCATGGACGACATCATTTTCCAGGAGTTCAAGGGCACCGGCAACATGGAGCTCGTGCTCGACCGCAAGTGCGCCGAGATGCGCCTCTGGCCCGCCATTAACATTGCCAGCTCCGGCACCCGCCGCGAGGAACTCCTCATCGACGCCAAGAGCCTCGACTCGATCCATTTCTTCCGTCGCGCCCTCGTGCAGCAGCGCATCGAGGAGGCGACCGAGACAATGATCATGCGCCTCTCAAAAACGAAGAACAACGAGGAGTTCCTGAAACTCATCGCGCGGTAA
- a CDS encoding mucoidy inhibitor MuiA family protein yields MKTSTIGAAACRALFIAAMFCSPVLALAQDTRTPSKITAVTVYTDRAIVTRTASVELSAGESCIALEKLPVDLVDASVQVRGRGTAAATILDVTTAITHTDKVDATSQPRVKTLQDELKAVDKTLRALNDRNTTLQWQVSLVGKIEDAIAAPPAKDAPASHPKIEDMQKLLDFSRENRAALAVEGQKLSDEINETQGRRVALQSQLNEILQGGSARKSYKTVTVRLNAAKSGSLDLTLDYTVHGASWTPAYDVRLRAEERVVELAYHGIVRQSSGEDWKNIALTLSTARPGLGGSAPEAKPWYVDVFVPKPAVDASSGSFNRTGAVSLGNSNALMLNTAAMDNRFNNDMAGNRYTFAANGDGYTGGRLTAAPALSVVTSDYAVAKVDNTTTSASFKIAAATSIPSDNTPQKVSITTAKLGAKLQYQSLPALQETAYLSAYVDNSTEFPLLAGSTNVFLDDAFVSTSSIKTVMPSERFQLSLGADEGVAIKRRVVNRFSETTGLTGKGRRVTYEFLVTITNKKKTVERVVFKESLPISRNEKIVLNVLAPAERDIGTVEKPGKEVTREENNTLVWRIDMKPGEKREIPVKFNIEYPGDIQVTGLE; encoded by the coding sequence ATGAAAACCTCGACCATTGGCGCGGCCGCATGCCGTGCGTTGTTTATTGCTGCGATGTTTTGCAGCCCCGTGCTTGCCTTGGCGCAAGACACGCGCACGCCCTCGAAAATCACGGCGGTCACCGTCTACACTGATCGCGCCATTGTCACTCGCACAGCCAGCGTCGAATTGTCGGCGGGCGAATCATGCATTGCGCTCGAAAAACTCCCCGTCGATTTGGTCGACGCTTCCGTGCAGGTGCGGGGAAGGGGAACCGCGGCGGCAACGATTCTTGATGTCACGACCGCGATCACCCACACCGACAAGGTTGACGCGACCAGCCAGCCGCGCGTCAAGACGTTGCAGGATGAGCTCAAGGCCGTCGACAAAACGCTCCGTGCTCTCAACGACCGCAACACCACGCTTCAATGGCAGGTGAGCCTTGTCGGGAAAATCGAGGATGCCATTGCCGCGCCTCCGGCAAAGGACGCGCCCGCGTCGCATCCCAAGATCGAGGACATGCAAAAATTGTTGGATTTTTCGCGCGAGAACCGCGCAGCGCTTGCGGTGGAGGGACAGAAGCTGTCGGACGAAATCAATGAAACGCAGGGCAGGCGCGTCGCACTCCAATCACAGCTGAACGAAATTCTCCAAGGCGGCAGCGCGCGCAAAAGTTACAAGACCGTTACCGTGCGCCTGAATGCCGCGAAGTCCGGTTCGCTGGATTTGACACTCGACTACACGGTGCACGGCGCGAGCTGGACGCCCGCTTATGACGTGCGTTTGCGCGCCGAGGAGCGTGTGGTGGAGTTGGCGTATCACGGCATTGTGCGGCAGTCGAGCGGTGAGGACTGGAAGAATATTGCCCTCACGCTTTCCACCGCGCGACCCGGACTCGGCGGCAGCGCGCCCGAGGCGAAGCCGTGGTATGTGGATGTGTTTGTGCCGAAGCCGGCAGTGGACGCGAGCAGTGGATCGTTCAATAGAACAGGAGCGGTTTCTTTGGGTAATAGCAACGCGCTCATGCTCAACACAGCGGCCATGGACAATCGCTTTAATAACGACATGGCGGGCAATCGGTATACTTTCGCAGCAAACGGGGACGGTTATACAGGAGGAAGGCTCACAGCCGCGCCTGCGCTCTCCGTTGTCACTTCCGACTATGCCGTTGCCAAGGTGGATAACACCACCACGAGCGCATCGTTCAAGATCGCCGCGGCAACGAGCATTCCGAGCGACAACACTCCTCAAAAGGTTAGCATCACGACAGCCAAGCTCGGCGCGAAACTGCAATATCAGTCACTGCCCGCCTTGCAGGAAACCGCATATCTCAGCGCTTACGTGGACAATTCGACCGAATTCCCCCTGCTCGCCGGCAGCACGAATGTTTTTCTCGACGATGCGTTTGTTTCCACTTCCTCAATCAAAACCGTGATGCCCTCGGAACGATTTCAACTCTCGCTCGGCGCCGACGAGGGCGTGGCGATCAAGCGCCGTGTCGTGAATCGTTTCTCGGAAACCACCGGACTCACAGGCAAGGGCCGCCGCGTGACGTATGAGTTTCTTGTCACGATCACGAACAAAAAGAAAACCGTCGAGCGTGTTGTCTTCAAAGAATCGCTTCCCATCTCGCGCAACGAAAAAATCGTTCTGAATGTGCTCGCCCCCGCCGAGCGTGATATCGGCACGGTGGAAAAACCGGGCAAGGAGGTTACACGCGAGGAAAACAACACACTTGTCTGGCGCATCGACATGAAGCCCGGCGAAAAACGCGAAATTCCGGTCAAGTTCAACATTGAGTATCCCGGCGACATTCAGGTGACGGGCTTGGAGTGA